Proteins from a genomic interval of Acidimicrobiia bacterium:
- a CDS encoding adenosine deaminase — protein sequence MTLSPTFEAIRMAPKVLLHDHLDGGLRPQTVVELAKEVNYRGLPTYDADDLATWFTQNAEGTDLDKYLEAFHHTTALMQTPEALARVAQEAAQDLAADGVVYAEVRFAPELHLEGRLNLNEVVEAVLAGFAAGSTKHPITVVTLLGAMRTAANSTEIAELALRYRDAGVGGFDIAGPEAGFPPSRHMDAFQLVQRANFHTTIHAGEGFGLPSIWEALQWCNADRLGHGVRIVDDITIGENGEPQLGRLAAFIRDKRIPLEMCPTSNVHTGICPSIELHPIKLLADLKFRVTVNTDNRLMSNTSLSHEFHELVQAFNYGWNEIEWFNINAAKSAFWPFEKRYDLINNVLLPGFAAIREREQDQLNIGETNRNLDAGQGLEKNDATEI from the coding sequence GTGACTCTGAGCCCAACCTTTGAAGCCATTCGTATGGCACCCAAAGTGCTGTTGCATGACCACCTTGATGGTGGGCTACGGCCTCAAACTGTTGTTGAGTTGGCGAAAGAAGTTAATTATCGGGGCTTGCCAACGTATGACGCCGATGACTTAGCCACTTGGTTCACCCAAAACGCTGAAGGCACCGACCTTGATAAGTATCTGGAAGCATTTCACCACACCACCGCCTTGATGCAAACACCCGAGGCTTTGGCTCGCGTAGCGCAAGAGGCCGCTCAAGACTTGGCCGCCGACGGGGTGGTTTATGCTGAGGTTCGCTTTGCACCTGAGCTGCACTTGGAAGGCCGGTTAAACCTTAATGAGGTGGTGGAGGCGGTTCTGGCAGGCTTTGCAGCTGGATCCACCAAGCACCCCATTACCGTGGTCACTTTGTTAGGGGCCATGCGTACGGCCGCCAATTCCACAGAAATCGCAGAGCTGGCCCTCCGTTACCGCGATGCGGGCGTGGGTGGCTTCGACATTGCAGGGCCCGAAGCCGGTTTTCCACCTTCGCGGCACATGGATGCTTTTCAGCTAGTGCAGCGGGCTAATTTCCACACCACAATTCACGCCGGGGAAGGTTTTGGCTTGCCATCTATTTGGGAGGCATTGCAGTGGTGCAACGCCGACCGGCTTGGTCACGGCGTTCGCATCGTGGATGACATCACAATCGGCGAAAACGGCGAACCACAATTGGGTCGATTGGCGGCCTTTATCCGCGATAAGCGGATTCCACTTGAAATGTGCCCAACCTCAAACGTGCACACCGGAATCTGCCCCAGTATCGAACTTCACCCAATTAAACTTCTGGCCGACCTCAAGTTTCGAGTAACTGTAAACACCGACAACCGCTTGATGAGTAATACGTCGCTAAGCCACGAATTTCACGAGCTGGTGCAGGCGTTTAACTACGGTTGGAACGAAATTGAGTGGTTCAACATTAACGCTGCTAAGAGCGCTTTTTGGCCCTTCGAAAAGCGATACGACCTGATCAACAATGTGCTGCTGCCGGGTTTCGCAGCAATTCGTGAACGTGAACAAGATCAGCTAAATATCGGCGAGACAAATCGAAATCTCGACGCGGGCCAAGGTCTCGAGAAGAACGACGCCACCGAAATTTAG
- the upp gene encoding uracil phosphoribosyltransferase encodes MQTHVVNHPLVAERLATLRHKESSAPQFRQALNEISSLLVYEATRNLRTIETSVPTPVAVAASKGLAAQPLLVPVLRAGLGMLGAAQALLPQAAVGFIGVRRDETTLQPDAYMSTIPDSDQSAPVLVLDPMLATGGSLIYTCEQILAHQPAELIVVCVLAAPEGIDKFRGAGFTAPIYTAAIDEKLNEDGFIVPGLGDAGDRQFGVQ; translated from the coding sequence GTGCAAACTCACGTCGTTAACCACCCCTTGGTCGCAGAACGCCTGGCCACTTTGCGCCACAAAGAATCGAGCGCACCGCAATTTCGCCAAGCTCTAAACGAAATTTCAAGCCTCTTGGTGTATGAGGCCACACGTAATTTGCGCACCATAGAAACGTCGGTGCCGACTCCGGTCGCTGTGGCCGCATCGAAGGGTTTGGCCGCTCAACCTCTTTTGGTGCCAGTGCTACGGGCAGGCCTTGGCATGTTGGGAGCGGCACAAGCCCTGCTTCCTCAGGCCGCGGTGGGATTTATTGGTGTGCGACGTGACGAGACCACCTTGCAACCAGACGCTTACATGTCAACCATTCCCGATTCCGACCAGTCGGCGCCGGTGCTGGTGTTAGACCCGATGTTGGCTACTGGCGGTTCGCTTATTTACACCTGCGAACAGATTTTGGCTCACCAACCAGCCGAGTTGATTGTTGTTTGTGTGCTTGCAGCTCCCGAAGGAATCGATAAGTTTCGTGGGGCTGGGTTTACGGCACCCATTTACACAGCTGCTATCGATGAAAAACTAAATGAAGACGGTTTTATCGTGCCTGGTTTGGGCGACGCCGGTGATCGTCAATTTGGAGTGCAATAA
- the deoC gene encoding deoxyribose-phosphate aldolase: MSLAAYEAHLPSLSGRVRAVTPVDEVGLVERAASFATRSIKAESKAAALDLVVRCIDLTTLEGTDTPQKVRALCAKALQGDPFLSRVPPVAAVCVYPALVGVAATELAGSTVKVASVAGSFPAGLGPLSVRLEEIRLAVAEGADEIDIVLNRAAFLAGDYGRAFDEIVAAKEAAESAHLKVILETGELGSYDQIRRASMLAMSAGADFIKTSTGKIGTSATPPTALCMAEAIRDHAEVSGEMIGLKLAGGIRSAKAAWQYLVLIQETLGAAWLDPNYLRFGASSLLNDVLMQMARQASGRYQRPTDFSAD, from the coding sequence ATGTCCTTGGCAGCTTATGAGGCTCACCTACCTTCCCTTTCAGGTCGTGTTCGGGCCGTAACTCCGGTTGATGAGGTGGGTCTAGTGGAACGGGCTGCCAGTTTTGCAACTCGCTCGATTAAGGCCGAATCTAAAGCCGCGGCCCTCGATCTTGTGGTGCGATGTATCGACCTAACCACTTTGGAAGGTACCGACACTCCCCAAAAAGTTCGTGCTTTGTGTGCCAAAGCGCTCCAGGGTGACCCTTTCTTGTCGCGAGTGCCTCCGGTGGCCGCAGTGTGTGTTTATCCGGCGTTGGTGGGCGTGGCCGCCACCGAGTTAGCCGGTAGCACGGTGAAGGTTGCCAGCGTGGCTGGAAGTTTTCCGGCTGGGCTTGGACCATTGTCGGTCCGCTTAGAAGAGATTCGCTTGGCGGTGGCCGAAGGTGCCGATGAGATTGATATTGTGCTCAACCGAGCGGCGTTCTTAGCAGGTGATTATGGTCGGGCTTTCGACGAAATAGTGGCTGCTAAAGAAGCGGCCGAATCGGCGCATCTGAAGGTCATATTAGAAACCGGTGAGTTGGGCTCGTATGACCAGATTCGTCGGGCTTCCATGCTGGCTATGAGTGCTGGCGCTGATTTTATTAAGACTTCCACTGGCAAGATTGGCACCAGCGCTACCCCTCCCACGGCGCTGTGTATGGCCGAGGCCATACGTGATCACGCTGAAGTCAGTGGCGAAATGATTGGCTTGAAGCTGGCAGGTGGCATCCGCAGCGCCAAGGCCGCCTGGCAATATCTAGTGTTAATTCAAGAAACCTTGGGTGCTGCCTGGCTCGACCCGAACTATCTCCGTTTCGGCGCTTCGAGCCTGTTAAATGACGTATTGATGCAAATGGCACGACAGGCCAGCGGGCGTTATCAGCGGCCTACCGATTTTTCGGCTGACTAG
- a CDS encoding phytanoyl-CoA dioxygenase family protein → MSLTAEQVASFERDGYLIIENFVSPETTQSLIERATQLVNRFDPDTTDVASIFSTRNQAQTTDEYFLDSADKISFFFEEEAFDETGQLRQAKALSINKIGHAMHDLDPVFEPFSHSADLGAIAAGLGMVDPAVLQSMYIFKQPNIGGEVVCHTDHTFLWTEPVSVIGFWFALEDATEENGCMYALPGGHHIPAKKRFVRHDDNSTELVVLDENDYTLDGLVPLDVPAGTLIVLHGLLPHLSGANRSPNSRHAYTLHVIDQAAHYAENNWLQRPNLPVRGFDQN, encoded by the coding sequence ATGAGTTTAACTGCCGAACAAGTAGCTTCATTTGAACGCGACGGTTATCTGATAATCGAAAACTTTGTTTCACCCGAGACCACCCAGTCGCTAATAGAGCGTGCCACACAACTAGTCAACCGATTCGACCCCGACACCACTGATGTTGCCTCAATTTTCTCGACTCGGAATCAAGCTCAAACCACGGATGAATATTTCCTAGATTCTGCCGACAAAATCTCGTTCTTTTTTGAAGAAGAAGCCTTCGACGAAACCGGCCAGCTTCGTCAGGCCAAAGCACTTTCTATCAACAAAATTGGTCATGCGATGCACGACCTCGACCCGGTCTTTGAACCATTTTCACATTCGGCCGATTTAGGTGCGATTGCCGCCGGCTTGGGCATGGTCGACCCGGCAGTTCTGCAATCGATGTATATCTTCAAACAGCCCAACATTGGTGGCGAAGTCGTTTGCCACACCGATCACACTTTCTTGTGGACTGAACCAGTATCAGTTATCGGTTTTTGGTTCGCGCTCGAAGACGCTACTGAAGAGAACGGGTGCATGTACGCGCTGCCGGGTGGCCACCATATACCGGCTAAGAAACGCTTTGTTCGCCACGACGACAACTCCACCGAACTAGTGGTGCTAGACGAAAACGACTACACGCTCGACGGTTTGGTTCCTCTTGACGTGCCTGCCGGAACGCTGATTGTGCTGCACGGGTTGTTGCCACATCTTTCGGGGGCCAACCGCTCACCGAATTCTCGTCACGCCTACACCTTGCATGTAATCGACCAGGCTGCTCATTACGCCGAAAACAATTGGTTGCAGCGGCCAAACCTTCCGGTTCGAGGTTTTGACCAGAACTGA
- a CDS encoding NAD(P)H-dependent oxidoreductase, producing MPNLLIIHHTASPPLQDLLEAVREGATNDQIVGVSVTTKPALSVTASDVLAADGYLLGTPVNFGYMSGALKHAFDTFYYQVLDATQKRPYGLWVYGNNETSGAVRSITTIAKGLGWDLVAEPLEIVAPPTDEAMDAAWELGAVLAATLME from the coding sequence GTGCCTAATTTGTTGATAATCCATCACACGGCATCACCCCCGCTACAAGACCTGCTGGAAGCTGTGCGTGAAGGTGCCACTAACGATCAAATTGTCGGCGTTTCGGTCACCACTAAACCGGCCTTATCGGTAACCGCAAGCGACGTGTTGGCGGCCGATGGTTACCTACTTGGGACCCCGGTCAATTTTGGCTACATGTCGGGAGCGCTAAAACACGCTTTTGACACCTTTTACTATCAAGTTCTAGACGCCACCCAGAAAAGACCTTACGGATTGTGGGTTTATGGCAACAATGAAACCAGTGGTGCCGTACGCTCCATTACTACCATTGCTAAAGGATTAGGTTGGGATTTGGTGGCAGAACCACTGGAAATAGTGGCCCCACCCACCGACGAAGCCATGGATGCCGCCTGGGAATTGGGTGCAGTGTTGGCAGCCACCCTTATGGAATAA
- a CDS encoding aldehyde dehydrogenase family protein, with product MTTPEASHPEFNLEYAAAPESTPPVPIEEENRLYINGEWVAPNNGEWFTTYNPATAQALARVAQGSEVDIDRAVLAATNAAAEWAAWPGSERAKVLFRVARVLAERAREFAVLETMDGGKPIKESRDFDLPQASAHFFYYAGWADKLVYAFGGQKHQPRGVVAQIIPWNFPLLMAAWKLAPALATGNTVVLKPAETTSLSALALVRVLEEAGVPPGVVNVVTGPGETGAALVNHPGVQKIAFTGSTAVGKEIQRATAARPVGLTLELGGKAANIVFEDAALDQAVEGVINGIFFNQGHVCSAGSRLLVQESIADHFIERLKARMATLRVGDPLDKNTDIGAINSPQQLEKIKTLVAAGVTEGADLYQSEVSLPTEGWFYPPSIFTNVALSHRVAQEEIFGPVLSILTFRTAEEAIEKANNTAYGLSAGVWTEKGSRILWMADRLRAGVVWANTFNRFDPTSPFGGVKESGFGREGGRAGLAPYVQLGAMWGES from the coding sequence ATGACCACGCCTGAAGCTTCACACCCTGAGTTCAACCTGGAATATGCGGCCGCACCGGAATCCACACCGCCAGTCCCAATCGAAGAGGAAAATCGGCTCTACATCAACGGTGAATGGGTAGCCCCCAATAACGGTGAATGGTTCACCACCTATAACCCCGCTACCGCACAAGCCTTAGCGAGGGTGGCCCAAGGCAGTGAGGTCGATATCGATCGGGCCGTACTGGCGGCTACCAACGCCGCGGCGGAATGGGCAGCTTGGCCAGGTAGCGAGCGTGCCAAAGTGCTGTTCCGGGTGGCGCGGGTCTTAGCGGAACGTGCCCGAGAGTTTGCGGTGCTAGAAACGATGGATGGCGGTAAGCCGATCAAAGAGTCACGCGATTTTGATCTGCCACAAGCTTCGGCACATTTCTTTTATTATGCCGGTTGGGCCGACAAGCTGGTGTACGCCTTTGGAGGACAAAAACATCAGCCAAGAGGCGTTGTGGCCCAAATCATTCCTTGGAATTTTCCGTTGTTGATGGCCGCTTGGAAACTGGCCCCAGCGCTGGCTACTGGCAACACGGTGGTGTTGAAACCCGCTGAAACAACCTCATTGAGCGCTCTGGCACTGGTGAGAGTCTTGGAGGAAGCGGGAGTCCCGCCTGGTGTAGTCAATGTGGTTACGGGCCCCGGCGAAACCGGTGCCGCCCTGGTTAATCACCCCGGTGTGCAAAAAATTGCCTTTACTGGCTCGACCGCGGTCGGTAAAGAGATCCAACGAGCGACGGCGGCTCGCCCAGTTGGCCTAACCCTTGAACTTGGTGGAAAAGCCGCCAACATTGTGTTTGAAGACGCCGCTCTCGACCAAGCGGTGGAAGGCGTTATTAACGGAATTTTCTTTAACCAGGGTCACGTTTGCTCGGCCGGTTCACGGTTATTGGTGCAAGAATCAATCGCCGATCATTTTATAGAACGGCTTAAAGCCCGCATGGCCACGCTGCGAGTGGGTGACCCACTCGATAAGAACACCGATATTGGCGCTATCAACTCGCCCCAGCAGCTCGAAAAGATCAAAACGTTAGTCGCCGCGGGGGTTACCGAGGGTGCCGACCTTTACCAAAGCGAGGTTTCTCTACCCACCGAAGGTTGGTTCTATCCGCCCTCGATCTTTACTAATGTCGCCCTCTCGCACCGTGTTGCCCAAGAGGAAATCTTTGGACCGGTACTTAGCATTCTTACTTTTCGCACGGCCGAGGAAGCAATCGAGAAGGCTAACAACACTGCCTATGGTCTTTCTGCTGGTGTTTGGACGGAGAAAGGCTCACGTATTTTGTGGATGGCTGATCGTCTTCGTGCTGGCGTGGTTTGGGCCAATACCTTCAACCGTTTCGATCCCACCAGCCCGTTTGGCGGGGTGAAAGAAAGCGGCTTTGGCCGTGAAGGCGGCCGGGCGGGGCTAGCACCTTATGTGCAATTGGGTGCAATGTGGGGAGAGAGCTAG
- a CDS encoding peptidoglycan DD-metalloendopeptidase family protein, which translates to MISQSSPHPSTITVERHAYGVRLLVAAVLAVLAVLVPLLPAEASSSDDLAAAQAKADSLARQLIELETTLVGLEERIDELETEATATETQIDEMSEAVRVVMVERYINGTNKPSVVSSDPLETARLDTLMGAAQDKSNQLIAEFQALHERLDDTRQNLETEQRDHQATQAELQESIAELDEELERLGELVRLDEAKAAREAAEAAAAKATSTSNNQGSSAAPKQPTTPTPTVSDANNQAPAATVPPTTAPAPTTTTTVPATTTTTAPKPPASGGGWVCPVRPSSFVPESWAAPRSGGRSHKGIDLHAAAGTPTVAPVSGRVEHRSNSLGGLAWHLYGDDGNYYYGAHLSAYGASGQVSAGEVIGYVGATGNANGINHLHFEYHLGGYGNAVNPYSLLRAACG; encoded by the coding sequence TTGATCTCCCAGTCTTCGCCCCACCCCAGCACCATTACCGTTGAACGCCATGCCTATGGTGTTCGGCTACTGGTGGCGGCAGTCTTAGCGGTGCTGGCCGTATTAGTGCCGCTGCTGCCAGCAGAGGCGTCTTCATCTGATGATTTGGCTGCCGCACAGGCCAAAGCCGATTCGTTAGCCCGCCAACTAATAGAGCTAGAAACCACTCTGGTCGGGCTTGAAGAGCGCATTGACGAGCTTGAAACTGAGGCCACGGCCACCGAGACGCAGATCGATGAAATGTCAGAAGCGGTTCGAGTGGTAATGGTCGAACGGTATATTAACGGCACCAATAAACCTTCGGTCGTGTCATCAGACCCTCTTGAAACGGCTCGTCTGGACACGTTGATGGGCGCTGCTCAAGACAAATCGAACCAACTCATTGCCGAGTTCCAGGCCTTGCATGAACGCCTAGACGACACTCGCCAAAATTTAGAGACCGAACAGCGTGATCATCAAGCAACCCAGGCCGAGCTACAAGAAAGCATCGCCGAGCTCGATGAAGAACTGGAACGTTTAGGGGAACTGGTTCGTCTTGATGAGGCTAAAGCTGCTCGCGAAGCGGCGGAAGCCGCCGCGGCTAAAGCCACCTCGACCAGTAACAACCAGGGTAGTTCGGCGGCACCGAAGCAACCTACAACACCCACACCAACGGTGAGCGATGCTAACAACCAGGCCCCAGCCGCCACCGTACCTCCAACCACGGCACCGGCACCGACAACCACCACGACTGTGCCAGCAACCACCACTACCACGGCACCTAAGCCCCCCGCATCAGGGGGTGGCTGGGTTTGTCCGGTGCGGCCTTCATCATTTGTGCCCGAGTCGTGGGCAGCACCTCGATCTGGAGGCCGCAGCCACAAAGGTATCGACCTCCACGCCGCAGCAGGGACCCCAACGGTGGCGCCGGTAAGTGGGCGAGTTGAGCATCGAAGCAACTCGTTGGGTGGTTTGGCGTGGCACCTCTATGGCGACGATGGCAATTATTACTACGGCGCACACCTAAGCGCTTACGGGGCTTCTGGCCAGGTGAGTGCAGGTGAGGTTATTGGATATGTGGGGGCCACGGGCAACGCCAATGGTATTAACCATCTTCATTTCGAATATCACCTGGGTGGCTACGGCAACGCAGTAAACCCATATTCGCTGCTGCGTGCCGCTTGCGGTTAA
- a CDS encoding cytidine deaminase produces the protein MNTNALLVAARQAAKQAYVPYSSFRVGAAVLCRDGTVVGGCNVENASYGLSNCAERTALFTAIAQGQKNLVALAVSCVDGDMNQPATLMPCGACRQVMNELLPADALVLVDQVGSFKLGELLPRPFTL, from the coding sequence ATTAACACCAATGCTCTCTTGGTGGCGGCCCGCCAAGCGGCAAAACAGGCTTATGTCCCCTATTCATCATTTCGAGTGGGAGCAGCCGTGCTCTGTCGCGATGGCACGGTGGTCGGCGGGTGCAACGTAGAGAACGCCAGCTATGGACTTTCGAATTGTGCCGAGCGTACGGCCCTCTTCACAGCGATTGCCCAGGGCCAAAAGAACTTGGTGGCGCTAGCCGTTTCATGCGTCGATGGCGATATGAATCAACCCGCCACGCTGATGCCCTGCGGCGCTTGTCGTCAGGTTATGAATGAGCTTTTACCTGCCGATGCGCTTGTGCTGGTTGACCAGGTAGGAAGTTTCAAACTCGGGGAGCTTTTGCCCCGTCCCTTCACCTTGTAG
- a CDS encoding thymidine phosphorylase, with translation MTAFDVVDIIRHKRDGHRLADEAIDWFIYAYTNGEVADEQAAALLMAIVWRGLSSSELARWTDAMIRSGERLDLSAVKRPTVDKHSTGGVGDKISLILCPLVAACGAAVPQLSGRGLGHTGGTLDKLESISGWQAHLSNPDLVEILNRVGAVIAGASATLAPADRKLYALRDVTGTVESIPLIASSIMSKKIAEGTESLVLDVKTGFGAFMAEEADAIELARTMVELGKAHGVRTRALVTNMDVPLGLTAGNALEVQESIEVLQGGGPPDVVELTVALAEAMVALAGLNVNPRDVLASGKAYEVWEAMIAAQGGNPHAALPVAPHVETITAQTSGVLQHLNARDVGVAAWRLGAGRARKEDPVSAVAGVVLKAKVGDEVKIGDVLFELHTDKPARFVSAKAALDAAVHIGKEQVAMRPLVIAEIS, from the coding sequence ATGACAGCCTTTGATGTTGTTGACATTATTCGCCACAAGCGCGACGGTCACCGGCTAGCCGATGAGGCCATCGACTGGTTCATTTATGCTTACACCAATGGTGAAGTGGCCGATGAGCAGGCAGCAGCCTTGTTGATGGCCATTGTTTGGCGGGGCTTGAGCTCATCTGAGCTAGCGCGCTGGACCGACGCCATGATCCGCTCGGGTGAACGCCTCGACCTCTCGGCAGTCAAACGACCCACGGTTGATAAGCACTCAACCGGCGGGGTGGGCGACAAGATCTCATTGATTCTGTGTCCGTTGGTGGCGGCTTGTGGTGCGGCGGTGCCGCAACTATCAGGCCGAGGCTTGGGCCATACCGGCGGCACGCTCGACAAGTTAGAGTCGATTTCGGGCTGGCAAGCTCACCTCTCAAACCCCGATTTGGTAGAAATTCTGAATCGAGTTGGGGCTGTGATCGCCGGGGCCAGCGCCACGCTGGCACCGGCCGACCGCAAACTTTACGCCTTGCGCGATGTTACAGGTACGGTGGAATCTATCCCTCTCATTGCCTCATCGATTATGAGCAAGAAAATCGCTGAGGGTACCGAATCGCTGGTGCTGGATGTAAAAACCGGTTTCGGTGCTTTCATGGCAGAAGAAGCCGACGCCATAGAGTTGGCGCGAACCATGGTCGAGCTGGGCAAGGCCCACGGTGTGCGAACCCGTGCGTTGGTGACCAACATGGACGTTCCCTTGGGCCTAACCGCTGGCAACGCCCTCGAAGTTCAAGAATCTATTGAGGTGCTACAAGGCGGTGGTCCGCCGGACGTGGTCGAGTTAACGGTCGCCTTGGCCGAAGCAATGGTGGCACTAGCCGGTCTCAATGTGAATCCACGCGACGTTCTAGCCAGTGGAAAAGCTTACGAAGTTTGGGAAGCCATGATCGCGGCACAAGGGGGTAATCCCCATGCGGCTCTACCCGTAGCTCCCCACGTCGAAACTATTACTGCCCAAACCTCAGGGGTGCTACAGCACTTGAATGCCCGTGATGTGGGGGTAGCTGCTTGGCGGCTAGGGGCCGGTCGAGCCCGCAAGGAAGACCCTGTTTCAGCAGTAGCAGGGGTGGTTTTGAAGGCCAAGGTAGGTGATGAAGTTAAGATTGGTGACGTACTTTTCGAGCTTCATACAGACAAGCCTGCCCGTTTTGTGAGTGCCAAAGCAGCCCTGGACGCTGCAGTGCATATTGGCAAAGAACAGGTTGCTATGCGACCGTTGGTGATCGCCGAGATTTCTTGA
- a CDS encoding aldehyde dehydrogenase family protein has product MAEQRLKVNKTYKLFINGAFPRSESGRVYEAGGVNVPLASRKDVRDAVAAARGAQPAWASRSAYNRAQILYRVAEMLEGRRDQFITELEQSTDRTMAAETQVNNAVDRWLWYAGWADKFAQVAGGANPVAGPYFNLSLPEPAGLVTVVAPNVPSLLGLVSRVAPAVVSGNTVVVLASEESPLPALSLAEVLATSDFPPGVVNILSGRQSELVEWLASHRDVNVVDLVGVHEAALHAKARELAADAVTQVITHQPQDNDWLGGTSQSLELILASTEIKTVWHPKGR; this is encoded by the coding sequence ATGGCGGAGCAACGATTGAAGGTCAACAAGACCTACAAGCTGTTCATAAACGGAGCTTTTCCACGTTCCGAATCGGGTCGGGTTTATGAAGCTGGTGGGGTGAATGTGCCTTTGGCCAGTCGCAAAGACGTACGAGATGCTGTGGCTGCGGCACGTGGAGCGCAGCCCGCCTGGGCCAGCCGTAGCGCCTATAATCGAGCCCAAATTTTGTATCGAGTGGCTGAGATGTTGGAAGGCCGCCGAGACCAGTTCATCACCGAGCTTGAACAGTCGACCGACCGCACCATGGCCGCAGAAACCCAGGTGAACAACGCTGTTGACCGCTGGCTTTGGTACGCCGGGTGGGCCGACAAGTTCGCTCAGGTCGCTGGCGGAGCGAACCCAGTGGCAGGTCCTTATTTTAATCTTTCACTGCCTGAACCCGCCGGGTTAGTAACCGTGGTCGCCCCGAATGTTCCTAGTCTTTTGGGGCTGGTTTCGCGCGTGGCCCCGGCGGTTGTTTCGGGTAACACCGTGGTGGTGCTGGCAAGTGAAGAATCACCACTGCCCGCTTTGTCTTTAGCTGAAGTATTGGCCACCTCCGACTTTCCGCCTGGCGTGGTGAATATTCTGAGCGGACGCCAAAGCGAACTGGTGGAATGGCTTGCCTCGCATCGTGACGTGAACGTGGTCGACTTAGTGGGGGTACACGAAGCCGCTCTTCACGCTAAAGCTCGAGAGCTGGCGGCCGATGCAGTAACACAAGTAATCACCCATCAACCACAAGACAACGACTGGTTAGGTGGAACTAGTCAAAGTCTCGAGCTTATTTTGGCGTCCACTGAAATTAAGACCGTGTGGCATCCCAAAGGACGATAA